The Crateriforma spongiae sequence GGTGCTTGTCGACCAGCGTCATCGCAGTACTGAAAACGTCACCGCGATGGTAAAGCCGCCGGATTTCGGCAAGACGTTCGGAATTTTCTTTCTCCGTCGCGTCTTCCCGCGGAGTGGCCAGTTCCATCAGCCGCCGCGAATCGCGGTCATCCAGTGATTGCAGTGCCAATGCGTACAGCAACGTCGGGCGGCCGCCCAACACGTCGCCGCCACCGACGACCTTGTTGTCCGGGTCGCTGAAATCGCCGATGTCATTCAGAATCTGAAAAGCGACGCCCAGGTTTCGGCAAAACCTGCGGATTGGTTCGACATACTCGGTGGCATCGCCGGCCAAGCGGATTCCGCTGAACAGGGCGGCTTCGAACGCGGGTGAAGTCTTCAGGGCATAAACCTTCAACGCATCGATCGGTTCCAGGCTGCGGTCCATCGTGTCCCGCCACAGCAATTCGGCACCCTGGCCTTCGGACAACCGCGTGTGTGCGGCGGCCAAGTTGTCCAGCACGTCCAATCGTGCCGCGTCATCGATCGATGCATCGGAGTCATCGTTGCCGCGTCGGCTGAGCAGTCGATAGCCCAAGCCGATCAGATAGTCGCCGACGTTGATTGCCGTCGACAGTCCGAACCGTCGGTGCACGGCCAACTGGCCGTATCGATACGCATCATCGTCTTCGATGTCGTCGTGGACCAAGCTGGCTTTGTGAAAGGTTTCGATACATAGTGCGGCGCGTCGAACGGCTTCGGGGATCGAATTCAGCGTTCGCTGCGCATCGCTTGGCAAATCATCGGCATCGACGTCATCGTGGTCGGCGGCCTCGGTCAATTTGCCGCCGGTCATCGCGTCGTAGGAAGCCAACGTGATGAAGGGACGCGAGTGTTTACCGCCGCGATGCAAAAAGTCGTACGCGATGTGTTCGGTCGCGGCGATCGGGTCGATCGTTTGAACTTGTTCACGGCTGACCGCCTGTTCGCCCAGGCTCAAGTCGCCGCGCAAGCGGGGGGCCAACTGGTTCAACGATTCGGGACCACACAATTCGCTGGCCGCACGCATCAAGTGCACATAGCTGCGTGTCTTTGCCTTGGCCGGTTGATAGGGCGTGCGAATCATCGCATCGACCCACGGTTCGTCGACTTTGGTGTTCCGGCAATCGCTGGACAACAGCGGAACCGCCATGCACGGGATCCCGGCCAACAAGACTTTATCGATCGCCTTTTCCAAAACGTTCAAGCAGGCCACACCGATGACCGCGTCGACATAGCCGCCGACGATGATTTTCATCACCACCGGTGAACCTTCGGCGACCAACACACGATAGCCCATGTCTTCGGCAAGTCCGCGGAAATCCGCGATGCTGCAGGCCCCACATTCTTTACAATTCATGCCGAACTGGTCGTAATCCGCCGGACAGCCTTCGGCGTGTTTCAAGCAGTGCG is a genomic window containing:
- a CDS encoding polyprenyl synthetase family protein, producing MTRHQTPAKVPESSTARLSPTITAPINIRGLSTSDAVGAPPDRPPSGWQTIRPDDHLVFASRVHQQKEIGLSTGLRPSEVSGAATTSPVAPSNEPKGRRKTSHLKEVPPTLELRESLRARCAEVAARLPRDVPLSKDEMERVARQTLLEADLPESYVGWMMVMLSSEFWRDQLASVPPERRLFLLPHCLKHAEGCPADYDQFGMNCKECGACSIADFRGLAEDMGYRVLVAEGSPVVMKIIVGGYVDAVIGVACLNVLEKAIDKVLLAGIPCMAVPLLSSDCRNTKVDEPWVDAMIRTPYQPAKAKTRSYVHLMRAASELCGPESLNQLAPRLRGDLSLGEQAVSREQVQTIDPIAATEHIAYDFLHRGGKHSRPFITLASYDAMTGGKLTEAADHDDVDADDLPSDAQRTLNSIPEAVRRAALCIETFHKASLVHDDIEDDDAYRYGQLAVHRRFGLSTAINVGDYLIGLGYRLLSRRGNDDSDASIDDAARLDVLDNLAAAHTRLSEGQGAELLWRDTMDRSLEPIDALKVYALKTSPAFEAALFSGIRLAGDATEYVEPIRRFCRNLGVAFQILNDIGDFSDPDNKVVGGGDVLGGRPTLLYALALQSLDDRDSRRLMELATPREDATEKENSERLAEIRRLYHRGDVFSTAMTLVDKHQARAEQVADEISPDSLRRLLYFLVDTVLQRPDLPSPDVVSLGSLPVTASGNVSTT